From the Sus scrofa isolate TJ Tabasco breed Duroc unplaced genomic scaffold, Sscrofa11.1 Contig74, whole genome shotgun sequence genome, one window contains:
- the LOC110259068 gene encoding olfactory receptor 4C11-like, with protein MSMNNSVTEFILFGLTQDAGQQKAIFGVFLILYLATLLGNFLIVVTIKTSQTLESPMYFFLFYLAFADACFSTTTAPRLIVDALSQKKTISYNECMTQVFASHFFGCMEIFVLILMAFDRYVAICKPLRYTTIMSRQVCGALVKLAWVGSCIHSSAQIFLALRLTFCGPNVIDHYFCDLQPLLKLACMDTYVINLLVVSNSGAICMVSFIILLISYVVILRSLRNHTAEGRRKALSTCTSHFIVVVIFFGPCIFIYTRPPIAFPIDKMVAVFYSIGTPLLNPLIYTLRNAEVKSAMKKVWCSNV; from the coding sequence ATGTCAATGAATAACAGTGTGACCGAATTCATTCTTTTTGGATTGACACAGGATGCAGGACAGCAGAAAGCAATATTTGGAGTCTTTTTGATTCTGTACCTTGCAACACTGTTGGGGAACTTTCTCATTGTAGTGACTATTAAGACCAGCCAGACACTTGAGagtcccatgtacttcttcctatTCTATCTGGCCTTTGCTGATGCCTGCTTCTCTACAACCACAGCCCCCAGGTTAATTGTGGATGCCCTTTCTCAGAAGAAGACCATTTCCTACAATGAGTGCATGACCCAGGTCTTTGCAAgccatttttttggctgcatggaAATCTTTGTGCTCATCCTCATGGCCTTTGATCGCTACGTAGCCATTTGTAAGCCCCTGCGATACACAACCATCATGAGCCGGCAAGTCTGTGGTGCGTTGGTGAAACTGGCCTGGGTGGGATCTTGTATCCACTCTTCAGCACAGATTTTCCTGGCTTTGAGATTGaccttctgtggccccaatgtgATTGACCACTATTTCTGTGACTTGCAGCCCTTGTTGAAACTTGCCTGCATGGACACATACGTGATAAATTTGTTAGTTGTTTCTAATAGTGGAGCCATATGCATGGTGAGTTTCATAATCTTGCTTATCTCCTATGTTGTCATCTTGCGCTCACTGAGAAACCACACTGCAGAAGGAAGGCGGAAAGCCCTTTCCACATGCACCTCCCACTTTATTGTGGTTGTCATATTTTTTGGCCCatgtatattcatatacacaCGCCCGCCAATCGCATTTCCAATAGACAAAATGGTGGCTGTGTTTTATAGTATTGGGACACCCTTGCTCAACCCCCTGATCTATACATTAAGGAATGCAGAAGTAAAAAGTGCCATGAAAAAGGTATGGTGTAGCAACGTGTGA